Below is a genomic region from Jiangella gansuensis DSM 44835.
AGCGGCGCCTTCCAGTCGTCGTACTCACCGGCCTCGAACGCCGCGACCGCGGCGGCAGGGTCGTCGGTGCGCAGGTCCGACAGGCGCTGCCAGTCCACCCACTCCGCGTCGGTCATCGGTGAGGTGACGACGACGAGGTGCAGATCGCGACCGCGGGTGGACTGGCCGATGATCTCGACGCTGACCCGATCGCTCTCCTGCAACGCTCGCAGCGCCGGCGGAATGGCGTGGTACGGCGTCAGGTTCAGCGGGATCGACGCGTCGTTCGGGTCGACCGGAACGTCCTCGATGACGTCGTCGTGCGGCTGACCGGGCAGCCCGGACGTGGACGGGACGGAGAAGGGCGCGAACGGCGTGGCCGGGGAGTCCGGTGCCGCCGGTCCGACCCCCGCCGGGGGAGCGGTCGCCGGCGCGGAGCGGTCCTCCGGGGTGCGGACGGCCGGCTGGGCACTCCCGGACGGGTCGTCAGGCCCGGCGGGCTCAGCGGTGGCGCCCAGCGCCGTCGTCAGCGTGATCATCGCGCCGGCGAGCGCAGCGGCGGACAAGGTGCGAGCCGTCATGACGACCCCCTCATGATCGCGGGCGCGAGTGGAGGTCATCTTGTCGTGTCCGGCGGGACGTGACAAGGGTCGCTGGCAAGGTTTGTGTCCGATATGCGGTGATCGAGTCTCGACCACATCGCCTGATTCCGGACGACACAAGGTGTCAAGTTGGTGTCATCGCTTCCAATCCGGGTGAAGCGGGCCATAGGTTACGGCTCAGCCCCCGTCTGACCGACGGGGCCTTGTCACGCCTAACGACTTCACGAGGAGTGTCGATGACACGACCATCGAGAGCACCCCGCAGGCGGGCCGTCACCCGGCGCGCCGGGCTGGCTGCCGCCGCCGGCATCGCGCTGGCCGCCGGCACCCTGGCACCCCTCGGCACCGTCTCCGCCGACCCGACTCCCGACGGGTACCTCGGGTCGGCCGCGGAGCTGACCGGCGCTCCTACCGACACCAGAGAACTCGTGCCGTCGCCCACCGGGTCCTGGTTCGTCGAGCTCACGAGCGACTCGGCGGCCGAGGGCGGCAGCCGCACCACGGCGCGCCGCCAGCAGGACCGCCTCCTCGCCGAAGCCGCGACGCTCCAGGCCGACCTCGACGTCCGGTACCGCTACGACCGGCTGTGGAACGGGCTGTCGGTCACCGCGTCGCAGGCCGACATCTCGCGCATCGCCGGTTCCCGCGAGGTCGCCGCCGTCTACCCCGTCGTGGCCGTGCAGGCACCCGATCCGGTGCAGACCGAACCGGCCATGGACTCCGCGCTGGGCATGACCGGAGCTGACATCGCGCAGAGCGAGCTGGGCCTGACCGGCGACGGGCTCAAGGTCGGCATCATCGACACCGGCATCGACATCGACCACCCCGACCTCGGCGGGGACGGTACGGCCGGCGGGACGGCCTTCCCGAGCGACCGCGTCGTCGCCGGGTACGACTTCGTCGGCGACGACTACAACGCCGACGACACATCGGCGGCCTACCAGCCGATCCCGCGGCCCGACGACAACCCGGACGACTGCAATGGACACGGCAGTCACGTCGCCGGCATCGTCGGCGCCGACGGTGACAGCGCCGCCGGCGGTGTGCTCGGAGTGGCCCCCGGCGTGCAGTTCGGCGGCTACCGGGTGTTCGGCTGCGGCGGCTCCACCACCTCCGACATCATCCTGGCCGCGCTGGAGCGCGCGCACGCCGACGGCATGGACGTCGTGAACATGAGCCTCGGCGCCGGTTTCGTCACCTGGCCGGAGTACCCGACCGCCGTCGCCAGCGACGCGCTGGTCGACGCCGGCGTCGTCGTGGTGGCCTCCATCGGCAACAACGGCGCCGCCGGCACCTGGTCGGCCGGCGCACCCGGCGTCGGTGACAAGGTCATCGGCGTCGCGTCGTTCGACAACACCGAGTACGACGCCCAGATGTTCACCGCCTCCCCGGACGACCGCGAGTTCGGCTACAGTCCGGCCGAAGGCGCACCGGACGCCCCGACCGAGGGCGATCTGCCGCTGTCGCGCACCGGCACCCCCGAGGCCACCGCCGACGCGTGCACCGCCACCGGACCACTGCCCGACCTGACCGGCACCGCGGCGCTGATCGAGCGCGGCACCTGCTCGTTCTACGAGAAGGCCATCAACGCGCAGAACGCCGGCGCCGCGGCCGTGGTCCTGTACAACAACGTCGCCGGCGCGTTCGCGCCGACGGTCGCGCCGACGACCCCGGCCGACCCGCCGGTCACCATCCCCGTCGTCGCGGTCTCGCAGGCCGACGGCGTCGAGCTGGACAGCCGGATCGCCGCCGGCGCCACCACGCTGACCTGGACCGGCGAGACCACCACCGTCGAGAACGTGACCGGCGGGCTGATCTCGTCGTTCAGCTCCTACGGCATGGCCGCCGACCTGACGCTCAAGCCGGATCTGGGCGCCCCGGGTGGACTGATCCGCTCCACCTACCCACTGGAGAGGGACGGCTACGCCGTCGTCTCCGGCACGTCGATGGCGTCACCGCACGTGGCCGGCGCGGTCGCGCTCCTGCTGGAGGCGCACCCGTCGCTCGGGCCGGAGGCCGTCCGCGACGTGCTGCAGAACCACGCCGACCCGGCCGACTGGTCGCTCATCCCGGACCAGGGCTACATCGAACCGGCACACCGGCAGGGCGCGGGCCTGCTCGACATCGACGCCGCCATCCTGGCCGACACCGCTGTGACGCCGGGCAAGCTCTCGCTCGGCGAGAGTGAGGCCGGTCCGGCGACGCGGACGCTCACCCTCACCAACGACGGCGACGCCGACGTCACGTACGAGCTGTCGCACATTGACGCGGTCAGCACCGCCGACGAGCCCAACAACCCCGGGTTCTACCTCGGCGGCGCCGCCGTCGACTTCGGCGCCTCGTCGGTCACGGTGCCGGCCGGCGGCTCGGTGACGGTGGACGTCACCGTCACCGCGCCGGACGGTCCGGCCCTCGGCCAGTACGGCGGGTACGTCGTCCTGACGCCGCCCGACGGCGAACCGCTGAGCGTGCCGTTCGCCGGCTTCGTCGGCGACTACCAGGACCTGCCGATCCTGACCAGCGCCGGGTTCGGCCTGCCGGCGCTCGGCGACGTCACCGCCTGCGATCGGTACCTCGGCGTCAACTGCACGATGGGCGGCCAGTACGCGCTGCTACCCGACGGTGGCACTTTCACGATGACCGAAGGCGACCATCCGGTGATCATCGCGCACCTGGAGCACCAGGCGCAGAACGTCTCCGTCCAGCTGTTCCACGCGAAGGACGACGGCACCGCCGGGCGCCCGTACGCGGGCCGCCTCAACACTGTGCTGTCCGAGGACTTCGTCGGCCGCAGCGGCGCGGCGACCGGTTTCACCCCGTACGTCTGGGACGGCACGCGCCCGCGAGGCGCCGGCACCGACAAGCGGGTCGACGTCCCCGACGGCCGCTATGTCCTGCGGCTGACCGCCACCAAGCCGCTGGGCGACCCGTCCAACCCCGACCACGTGGAGACGTGGGACTCCCCGGTCATCACCGTGGATCGCAGCTGACGCAAGGTCCACGATGAGGTGCTCGACAGGGCGCTGCTGTCGCTATGGCGATAGTGACGCCCTGTCGATCACCCGGATCAGACCGGGTACCGCGTGGTCGGCAGGGCGGCGGCGGATGGGAAGACTTCATGACGTGGGTGGCGAACCAGGTCCGCGCAGCTCCTGCGTCTGCGAGCTGTCGTTAGGCTCCGGTTTCATGGACTCTGATCGCACAGAGTTGTTGAGGCGCTTGCGTCTTGGCGACGACCAGATCGACGAGACGGATCGCCCAGACGTCCTCCTCTGGACGCCGAAGGGCCACGACGTCGCCGTTGAGCTCGTGACAAGTGAGCGTGATCTGTCGGCGCGGATAGCCGCACTCGTCGCTGACGATGCGGGCGGGGTGTTCGGTCCGGACGTCAGCGCGATCGACGGAGCGTGGCGCCTGCTGACGATTCACCTCATGGAGGAGTACGAGACGATGCCTGCCGGGCATGGTCGCCTCACGATCACTCCGTCCGGCATCGTCAGTTCCTGAACAGCCCGCGCCACCTCGGCAGCCGGATGCGGGCCATCGCCAGGCGTCTTACCGCTGCGGCAGGCAAGCATGCATGGTGCGGCGGGAGCACCCATGCCGAACGTGATCATTTACGGACGTGCAGGGCGGAGCCAGAGGGTGCCCAGCGGGGGCAGGCGTAGCCGGGCGGACGCGGGGCGGCCGTGCCAAGGCTCGTCGACGGCGACAACGGCGCCGAGGTTGCCGACGCCGGAGCCGCCGTAGACGTCGGCGTCGGTGTTGACCACCTCGTTCCAGGCGCCGGCGACCGGCAGCCCGAGCCGGTAGCCCTGGTGCGGCCGCGCGGAGAAGTTCGCCACGCACACCAGGAGCTCGCCGTCCGGGTCGCGCCGGAGGAACGAGAAGACGTTGCCGGCGGCGTCGTTGGCGTCGATCCACTCGAAGCCGGCCGGGTCGGAGTCGCGGGTCCACAGCACCGGCGCGGCCCGGTAGGCGCGGTTGAGGTCGGCCACCAGTTGCCGCAGGCCGGCATGGTCGGGCCGGTCGAGCAGGTGCCACTCCAGCTCGCGGGACTCCGCCCACTCTGACTCCTGGCCGAACTCGCCGCCCATGAAGAGCAGTTGCTTGCCCGGGTGCGCCCACATGAAGGCGTAGAAGGCGCGCAGATTGGCCAGCTGCTGCCAATGGTCCCCGGGCATCTTGCGCAGCATCGACCCCTTGCCGTGCACCACCTCGTCGTGCGACAACGGCAGCACGAAGTTCTCACTGAACGCGTACATCATCGAGAACGTCATCTGGTGATGGTGGTACTGCCGGTGGATCGGGTCGCGGGTCAGGTAGCTGAGGGAATCGTGCATCCAGCCCATGTTCCATTTGAGCCCGAAACCCAGCCCGCCCAGATGGGTCGGCCGGGTCACGCCGGGCCAGGCGGTGGACTCCTCGGCGATGGTGACGATGCCGGGCACCGAGCGGTAGGCGGTGGCGTTGGTCTCCTGCAGGAACGCGATGGCGTCGAGGTTCTCGCGCCCGCCGTGCACGTTGGGCAGCCAGGCGCCGTCGGCGCGGGAGTAGTCGAGGTAGAGCATGGAGGCGACGGCGTCCACGCGCAGCCCGTCGATGTGGTACTCGGTCAGCCAGTACAGGGCGTTGGCGACCAGGAAGTTGCGTACCTCCGGCCGGCCGAAGTCGAACACGTAAGTGCCCCAGTCGGGGTGCTCGCCGCGGCGCGGGTCGGGGTGCTCGTACAGCGGCGTGCCGTCGAAGCGGGCCAGCGCCCAGTCGTCGCGGGGGAAGTGCGCCGGCACCCAGTCCAGGATGACCCCGAGCCCGGCTTGATGCAGGGTGTCGACCAGGAACTTGAAGTCGTCGGGGGTGCCGAACCGGGCCGTCGGCGCGTAGTACGACGTCACCTGGTAGCCCCATGAGCCGCCGAACGGGTGCTCGGCCACCGGCAGCAGCTCGACGTGGGTGAATCCGAGCTCGGTGACGTACGACGCCAGCTCGACGGCGGCCTGCCGGTACGAGCGGCCGCGCCGCCACGACCCGAGATGCACCTCGTAGACCGACATCGGCGCGTCGTGGGCCGTGCGTGCCCGGTCAGCCATCCAGACGTGGTCGTTCCACTCGTAGCTCGACCGGTGCACGACCGAAGCCCGCGCCGGCGGCACCTCGGTGCGGAACGCCATCGGGTCGGCCTTGTCGCGCCACACGCCGTCGGCGCCGTGCACCTTGTACTGGTAGAGCGCACCGTCACCGAGGCCGGGCACGAACGCACCCCACACGCCGCCACCGAGCCGCGTCATCGGGGTGTGGCCGCCGTCCCAGTCGTTGAAGTCGCCGGCCACCTCGACCGTGCGGGCGTTGGGCGCCCACACCGTGAACGCCGTTCCGTCGACTCCGCCGACGCTGGTCACGCGCGCGCCGAGGACGTCCCAGAGGCGCTCGTGCCGGCCCTCGCCGATGAGGTGGAGGTCGACCTCGCCCAGCAGGTGCTGCGCATCGATCATTCGGACGAGCTTAGCGGCCCGGCGAGCCGTCGCGCCCTCGTGCCCGGCAGCGGACAGTAACGTGTGTTCTCGCACGGCCGCCGCGGCCGCCGGTTCCGGTCCCGGCAGGAAGGCGAGCGACGGGCATGGTGAACGACCACCACACCGGCCGCGAGTTCGAGCGCATGGAACTGTCCGGCGCCCGCTTCGACGCAGTGGACCTCACCGGCGCGACCATCCGGCACTCCGCGCTGAGCCGGGTGGTGATGCGCCGGTACGCCGAGCGCGACCTGGCCGTCCTCGAAGGACGCTCCTGACCGCAGACGTCAGCGAATCTGCGCCAGCCGCTCGACCGCCGCGAGCGGGATGGGCAGCCAGCTCGGCCGCCGCCGCGCCTCGTAGCGGACCTCGTACACGGCCTTGTCGGCCTCGTAGGCGGTGAGCAATTCCAGGTCGGCGCGCGGGTCGGTGACCGAGGCGGAGGCGTAACCGCTGCAGAACGCGTCGCTGTTGCGCTGCGTCCACTCCTGGGCGCGGTACTCGATCTGGTCGTGCGACGGGTCTTCCGGCGGGTGATCGGTGATGAGCAGATGCCGCGCGGCGTAGTCGAACGACCGCAGCATCTGCGCGACGTCGCGCAGCGGTGAATGCGGTGCCCGCCGCTCCGGTAACGACGCCAGGACCTCGCCTTCGAAGTCGACCAGCTTCCACCCGACGACGGTGCGCAGCACCTGCCCGAGGTGGTAACTGCCGTGGATGCGCTGGACGGGCACCGGTTCGGTGCGATGCCGCAGGACGTCGAAGTGCGCTCGCAGCCCGGGAGCGAACGGTTCGAGCTCCGGGACGGCGACGACGGCGGCGTCAAGCCGGTGGTTCATGGCCGCGCCCAGTTCGGCGAGCTCGGCCGGTGACATGGTGGACGTCGGCAGCACCTCGGCGAGGGTCTCGTGCACCCGCGCGGTGGACATGCCCAGCCGGTAGGCCTCGGCCGCGAAGTCGCCGCCGACCTCGTCGGCGTGCAGGTCACCCTCCGCGTACAGGTCGCGGACGCTCGCGGTGGCCAGCGCCCACCCGTCCGAGGCGGTGGTGAGGTAGCCGCGCAACATGGCGAGGTTGGCCGTCGCCATGTCGGCGTCGCCGTCCGGCTCACGCCAGGAGCCGTCGACCCAGCCCAGGAGCGGCGCCACCAGCTCGCAGCCGGCGTCGGTGAGCGCTTCGTGGATCTCGACGTCGGGGTTGCGGCCGGGCTCGATGCGGCGGAAGACCTTGAGGATCGCGGCGTCGCCGTACAGCAGGCTGGTGTTGTGGTGCTCACCCGGCATCACCAGGGACGTCTGCCCGAACGGGACGGTGGCGCCCTTCTGCACGTGGAAGGTCAGCCCGTCCGCCGTCGACACGCCGTCGGCGAACCGGCCCAGCAGGATCGCGGTGGCGTCCTTGTCGTGCAGCGCGTCGTACACGTGGCCCTGGCTGGTGTGGCCCAGGTGCACATGGTCGAGCCGGTCGGCCCGGTGGGCATGCACCGACAACGGCACCTGGTAGATCTGGGTACCCTCGGCGTGCCGTACCTCGGCCAGCACGTGCCACAGCCGCGGCTCCGCCTCGTTCAGCAGCGTCGCCGAAACCGTCCGGGCCTCGATCGGGCCGGTGCGGCTGCCCGTGTACCAGTTCTGGTGGCGCAGCCACTCCGGCAGCAGCGCCACCGCCTCGTTCAGACCTGCGTCGTCCGTCACGGCATCGTCTCCTCCGGCAGCTTGGCCAGCCGGAACCAGTAGAAGCCGTGCGAGCCGAGGGTGAGCAGATAGGGAAGCTCACCGATCGGCGGGAACCGCACGCTGCCGATGAGCTCCACCGGCTGCATCCCCTCGAACCGGCGCAGGTCGAGCTCGACCGGCTGCGGGAAGCGGGACAGGTTGTTGACGCACAGGACGATGTCGTCGCCGAACGAGCGCACATAGGCCAGCACCGTCGGGTTCGACCCGCCGAGGTCGACGAAGTCGCCCAGCCCGAAGGCGGGGTTCTGCTTGCGCACCTCGATCATCCGCTGGGTCCAGTGCAGCAGCGACGACTTGTTCGCCATCTGCGCCTCGACGTTGGTGACCTGGTAGCCGTAGACGGCGTCCATGACCACCGGGAGGTCGAGCCGGCCCGGTTCGGCGGTGGAGAACCCGGCGTTGCGGTCCGGCGTCCAGTGCATGGGGGTGCGGACGGAGTCGCGGTCACCCAGCCAGATGTTGTCGCCCATGCCGATCTCGTCGCCGTAGTAGAGCACCGGCGAACCGGGCAGCGACAGCAGCAGCGCGTTGAACAGCTTGACCTGGTTCATGTCGTTCTCGAGCAGGGGCGCGAGCCGGCGGCGGATGCCGAGGTTGGCCTTCATCCGCGGGTCCTTGGCGTACTCGGACCACATGTAGTCGCGTTCTTCGTCGCTGACCATCTCGAGCGTGAGCTCGTCGTGGTTGCGGAGGAAGACACCCCATTGGCAGCCGGACGGGATCTGCGGCGTCTGCGCCATGATCTCGCTGATCGGGTAGCGCGACTCGCGCCGGACGGCCATGAAGATGCGCGGCATGACCGGGAAGTGGAAGGCCATGTGGCATTCGTCGCCGCCGACGTCAGGGTCGCCGAAGTACTCGACGACGTCGCTGGGCCACTGGTTGGCCTCACACAGCAGGACGGTGTCGGGGAACTCGTCGTCCATCACCTTGCGCACCTTCTTCAGGAACGCGTGCGTCTCGGGCAGGCTCTCGCCGTTCGTGCCCTCCTGCTCGTACAGGTAGGTGACGGCATCGAGCCGGAACCCGTCGACACCCAGGCTCAGCCAGAACCGCACCACGTCGAGCATCGCTTCGTGCACGGCGGGGTTCTCGTAGTTGAGGTCCGGCTGGTGGCTGAAGAAGCGGTGCCAGTAGTACTGCTTGCGCACCGGGTCGAACGCCCAGTTGGACGTCTCCGTGTCGTTGAAGATGATCCGCGCTTCGGGATAGCCGGTGTCGTCGTCGGCCCATACGTAGAAGTCGCCGTAGGGGCCGTCCGGGTCCTCGCGGGACGCCTGGAACCACGCGTGCTGGTCGCTGGTGTGGTTCATGACCAGGTCGGTCATGACTCGCATGCCGCGGCTGTGCGCCTCGGCGACGAAGACGGAGAAGTCCTCGAGCGTCCCGAACTCCGGAGCCACGTCCATGTAGGCGGCGACGTCGTAACCGCCGTCCCGCAGCGGGGACGGGAAGAACGGCGGCAGCCAGAGGCAGTCGACTCCTAGCCACTTCAGGTAGTCGAGCTTCTGGGTGAGGCCCTTGAGGTCGCCGACGCCGTCGCCCTGCGAGTCGTAGAACGAGCGCACCAGGACTTCGTAGAAGACGGCGCGCTTGAACCACTCGGGGTCGGTGCCCCGAGCCGGCAGCGCCCAGTCGGACCGTTCGGTCACCACCGCTTGCGGGCGCGATTCGCTCATGACCGACACCATTCGATGGTAAGCGGGCTGCGGTCGGTCGCCACGGTGCCGGGTTGCACCGGAAGGAAGACGGGCGCGATCGAATCGGTGAGCACGTCCTGACCTCTCATGAACGCGTGGGCCTGCTGGATGGAGTGTGCGGCGGCGTGATCTGCCGCCTCCCGATGCCCGGTGGTGCGGATCACGGGTGGTGCTGAATTGATCAATGACGTACGCCTGCCTGTGCAACGCGGAGGTTACGCAGACGTTTCCGGGCGGGGTGTGCCCGGCGAATAGTAATCACACGAATCAGGCCACCGCCAAGCGCTTTGGGTGTGTCATCGGCGTGGTTGCTGGCCGTACTCGGCTTCGAGGCGCTGACCTGGGGGAACATGAGAGTCTGGGGCACGGTGTTCGCTATGGGAGAGCGCCCTTGTCCGGGCGCGAGGCGGGCATAATTCTCCCCATTCTCTACAGCCCGCCGGGACATGCGCAATTAGGGCGCTGAGATTCCTTCAGGTGGTGTTCGAAATCACGCCTCGACCCCACCGTGCCGCCTCACAGACCGTCAAGCAGTTCGCGCATGCGGACGATCTCGGCCGACTGGGTGACGTCGACGTCGACGGCCATCTCGACCGCGAGCTGGTCGGTGCCGTTCGCCACCGCGGCCGCGGCCATGTCCAGGGCACCCTGGTGGTGCTGGCTCATGTAGGTGAGGAACAACTCGTCGAACTCGGCCCCCGAGGCGTCACGCAGCTGGTCGAGCTGGAACGGGGTGATCATGCCCGGCAGGCTGTGGTCGTGCTCGGCGTTCTCGGGCGGCACCGGCAGGCCGCGCTGGGTCAGCCACGCCTCGAGGGCGATGATCTCCGGACCCTGGCCGGCGGCGATGCGTTCCGCGAGCAGACGCACCTGCTCGTCGCCGGCGCGTTCGAGCGCGAGTTCAGCCATCTCGACCGCCTGCCGGTGGTGCGGGATCATCTGTTCGACGAACCGGACGTCGGTCTCGCTGTAGCCGCCTTCGACGATCTCGAACGGTTCGCCCGGCTCGATGACCTCCGCCGTCTCGCCCGGGCGGCCGGGTGCGATGACCCGGGAGTCGGAGGTCGCGGTGGACGTGGCCGCGGCCACTCCGCGGTCGGTCCCGGTGTCCGAACCGCTGCAGCCGGCGAGCGTCGCGAGGATGCCGGCCGTGGCCAGCCAGGCGACCCGCGGGGTGGTCCGTCGAGACGTCGTCATCGTTCCTCCTCGGGCGGGCGATGCGGACCGGCGCGCGGACCGCCGGGTCACAGCAGGGTACGGCCCAACGCGCTCGGAGCGAACCAGGACATCGACGCGACACCCAGATGTTTCAACGGAATCCGTGGAAAGTATGGCTATGTGTGACGCGGGAGGTTATTGTCCAATTTGACCTTGACCGGGGTCATCCCAGCGATCGCTGTGAGGTGCACATGACCGGACATCGTTGGAGAAGACGTGCGGCGGGAACGGCCATCGCCGTCGTCATGACCGGTGGCCTGGCCATCGGATCGATCGGGACGTCCGCGGCCGACGACGGCGAAGTGCTCGATCGGGCGGGCGCGGACGAGAGCGCGGAATGCGCCGACGCCCTCGCCGACGCCGTCGAAGGACTGGGCGACAACTTCGAGGAGAACTGTCTCACCGAGGAGCAGCTGGCCGAGATCACCGACGGCCCGGCCGCGTCGAGCATCCTGCCACCCGGCGAGGAAGCCAGCACGCCCAACCTGAGCCTCGTCTCGAACCTGCCCAAGGAGGGCCCGTTCACGCCGGCCAACGCGCTCAACTCCGACCTGGCCTTCCAGGGGAAGTACGCGTTCGCCGGCAACTACAACGGGTTCACCGTCTACGACATCCACAACCCCCGCAAGCCGAAGGTCGCCGCCCAGGTGCTCTGCCCGGGTTCGCAGAACGACATCTCCGTCTACGGCGATCTGCTGTTCCTCTCCACCGACTCCCGGTGGACCGACGACTCGTGCCAAGCCCAGGGGCCGCTCAGCGCATCCGCCGCCGCGGCGCTGCCCGACTACTGGGAAGGCATGAAGATCTTCAGCATCGCCGACCCGACCAACCCCCAGTACGTCGCCAGCGTCGAGACGAAGTGCGGGTCGCACACCCACACGCTCGTGCCGGCCGACGGCAGCGTCTACGTGTACGTGTCCTCGTACGACGTCAACGCGCAGCTGTCGAACTGCCAGCCGCCGCACGACCTGATCTCGATCATCGACGTGCCGCTGGACGATCCGGCATCGGCGTCCGTCGTGGCCGAGCCGGTGCTGTTCCCGGACGCGGGCAAC
It encodes:
- a CDS encoding S8 family peptidase, with protein sequence MTRPSRAPRRRAVTRRAGLAAAAGIALAAGTLAPLGTVSADPTPDGYLGSAAELTGAPTDTRELVPSPTGSWFVELTSDSAAEGGSRTTARRQQDRLLAEAATLQADLDVRYRYDRLWNGLSVTASQADISRIAGSREVAAVYPVVAVQAPDPVQTEPAMDSALGMTGADIAQSELGLTGDGLKVGIIDTGIDIDHPDLGGDGTAGGTAFPSDRVVAGYDFVGDDYNADDTSAAYQPIPRPDDNPDDCNGHGSHVAGIVGADGDSAAGGVLGVAPGVQFGGYRVFGCGGSTTSDIILAALERAHADGMDVVNMSLGAGFVTWPEYPTAVASDALVDAGVVVVASIGNNGAAGTWSAGAPGVGDKVIGVASFDNTEYDAQMFTASPDDREFGYSPAEGAPDAPTEGDLPLSRTGTPEATADACTATGPLPDLTGTAALIERGTCSFYEKAINAQNAGAAAVVLYNNVAGAFAPTVAPTTPADPPVTIPVVAVSQADGVELDSRIAAGATTLTWTGETTTVENVTGGLISSFSSYGMAADLTLKPDLGAPGGLIRSTYPLERDGYAVVSGTSMASPHVAGAVALLLEAHPSLGPEAVRDVLQNHADPADWSLIPDQGYIEPAHRQGAGLLDIDAAILADTAVTPGKLSLGESEAGPATRTLTLTNDGDADVTYELSHIDAVSTADEPNNPGFYLGGAAVDFGASSVTVPAGGSVTVDVTVTAPDGPALGQYGGYVVLTPPDGEPLSVPFAGFVGDYQDLPILTSAGFGLPALGDVTACDRYLGVNCTMGGQYALLPDGGTFTMTEGDHPVIIAHLEHQAQNVSVQLFHAKDDGTAGRPYAGRLNTVLSEDFVGRSGAATGFTPYVWDGTRPRGAGTDKRVDVPDGRYVLRLTATKPLGDPSNPDHVETWDSPVITVDRS
- the treS gene encoding maltose alpha-D-glucosyltransferase produces the protein MSESRPQAVVTERSDWALPARGTDPEWFKRAVFYEVLVRSFYDSQGDGVGDLKGLTQKLDYLKWLGVDCLWLPPFFPSPLRDGGYDVAAYMDVAPEFGTLEDFSVFVAEAHSRGMRVMTDLVMNHTSDQHAWFQASREDPDGPYGDFYVWADDDTGYPEARIIFNDTETSNWAFDPVRKQYYWHRFFSHQPDLNYENPAVHEAMLDVVRFWLSLGVDGFRLDAVTYLYEQEGTNGESLPETHAFLKKVRKVMDDEFPDTVLLCEANQWPSDVVEYFGDPDVGGDECHMAFHFPVMPRIFMAVRRESRYPISEIMAQTPQIPSGCQWGVFLRNHDELTLEMVSDEERDYMWSEYAKDPRMKANLGIRRRLAPLLENDMNQVKLFNALLLSLPGSPVLYYGDEIGMGDNIWLGDRDSVRTPMHWTPDRNAGFSTAEPGRLDLPVVMDAVYGYQVTNVEAQMANKSSLLHWTQRMIEVRKQNPAFGLGDFVDLGGSNPTVLAYVRSFGDDIVLCVNNLSRFPQPVELDLRRFEGMQPVELIGSVRFPPIGELPYLLTLGSHGFYWFRLAKLPEETMP
- a CDS encoding DUF305 domain-containing protein → MTTSRRTTPRVAWLATAGILATLAGCSGSDTGTDRGVAAATSTATSDSRVIAPGRPGETAEVIEPGEPFEIVEGGYSETDVRFVEQMIPHHRQAVEMAELALERAGDEQVRLLAERIAAGQGPEIIALEAWLTQRGLPVPPENAEHDHSLPGMITPFQLDQLRDASGAEFDELFLTYMSQHHQGALDMAAAAVANGTDQLAVEMAVDVDVTQSAEIVRMRELLDGL
- a CDS encoding maltokinase N-terminal cap-like domain-containing protein, coding for MTDDAGLNEAVALLPEWLRHQNWYTGSRTGPIEARTVSATLLNEAEPRLWHVLAEVRHAEGTQIYQVPLSVHAHRADRLDHVHLGHTSQGHVYDALHDKDATAILLGRFADGVSTADGLTFHVQKGATVPFGQTSLVMPGEHHNTSLLYGDAAILKVFRRIEPGRNPDVEIHEALTDAGCELVAPLLGWVDGSWREPDGDADMATANLAMLRGYLTTASDGWALATASVRDLYAEGDLHADEVGGDFAAEAYRLGMSTARVHETLAEVLPTSTMSPAELAELGAAMNHRLDAAVVAVPELEPFAPGLRAHFDVLRHRTEPVPVQRIHGSYHLGQVLRTVVGWKLVDFEGEVLASLPERRAPHSPLRDVAQMLRSFDYAARHLLITDHPPEDPSHDQIEYRAQEWTQRNSDAFCSGYASASVTDPRADLELLTAYEADKAVYEVRYEARRRPSWLPIPLAAVERLAQIR
- the glgB gene encoding 1,4-alpha-glucan branching protein GlgB; amino-acid sequence: MIDAQHLLGEVDLHLIGEGRHERLWDVLGARVTSVGGVDGTAFTVWAPNARTVEVAGDFNDWDGGHTPMTRLGGGVWGAFVPGLGDGALYQYKVHGADGVWRDKADPMAFRTEVPPARASVVHRSSYEWNDHVWMADRARTAHDAPMSVYEVHLGSWRRGRSYRQAAVELASYVTELGFTHVELLPVAEHPFGGSWGYQVTSYYAPTARFGTPDDFKFLVDTLHQAGLGVILDWVPAHFPRDDWALARFDGTPLYEHPDPRRGEHPDWGTYVFDFGRPEVRNFLVANALYWLTEYHIDGLRVDAVASMLYLDYSRADGAWLPNVHGGRENLDAIAFLQETNATAYRSVPGIVTIAEESTAWPGVTRPTHLGGLGFGLKWNMGWMHDSLSYLTRDPIHRQYHHHQMTFSMMYAFSENFVLPLSHDEVVHGKGSMLRKMPGDHWQQLANLRAFYAFMWAHPGKQLLFMGGEFGQESEWAESRELEWHLLDRPDHAGLRQLVADLNRAYRAAPVLWTRDSDPAGFEWIDANDAAGNVFSFLRRDPDGELLVCVANFSARPHQGYRLGLPVAGAWNEVVNTDADVYGGSGVGNLGAVVAVDEPWHGRPASARLRLPPLGTLWLRPARP
- a CDS encoding LVIVD repeat-containing protein, with translation MTGHRWRRRAAGTAIAVVMTGGLAIGSIGTSAADDGEVLDRAGADESAECADALADAVEGLGDNFEENCLTEEQLAEITDGPAASSILPPGEEASTPNLSLVSNLPKEGPFTPANALNSDLAFQGKYAFAGNYNGFTVYDIHNPRKPKVAAQVLCPGSQNDISVYGDLLFLSTDSRWTDDSCQAQGPLSASAAAALPDYWEGMKIFSIADPTNPQYVASVETKCGSHTHTLVPADGSVYVYVSSYDVNAQLSNCQPPHDLISIIDVPLDDPASASVVAEPVLFPDAGNQGSNTRGCHDITAYPHLGLAAGACMGDGVVLDITDPLNPTIVDQVRDPNFAFWHSATFNNEGTSIIFTDELGGGSGPTCNPTIGPNRGANAIYTWDGDSLEFASYYKIPREQADTENCVAHNGSLIPVPGKDIFVQAWYQGGISVFDFTDPYNPTEIAWFDRGAWTGESIAGAWSTYYYNGYIYSNEIQRGFDVFNIRDPRVAPAKGVRYDELNVQTQPVY
- a CDS encoding pentapeptide repeat-containing protein; translation: MVNDHHTGREFERMELSGARFDAVDLTGATIRHSALSRVVMRRYAERDLAVLEGRS